The following proteins are encoded in a genomic region of Vicugna pacos chromosome 16, VicPac4, whole genome shotgun sequence:
- the LOC140686128 gene encoding prohibitin 1 has translation MAAKVFESIGKFGLALAIAGGVVNSALYNVDAGHRAVIFDRFRGVQDIVVGEGTHFLIPWVQKPIIFDCRSRPRNVPVITGSKDLQNVNITLRILFRPVASQLPRIFTSIGEDYDERVLPSITTEILKSVVARFDAGELITQRELVSRQVSDDLTERAATFGLILDDVSLTHLTFGKEFTEAVEAKQVAQQEAERARFVVEKAEQQKKAAIISAEGDSKAAELIANSLATAGDGLIELRKLEAAEDIAYQLSRSRNITYLPAGQSVLLQLPQ, from the exons ATGGCTGCCAAAGTGTTTGAGTCCATCGGCAAGTTCGGCCTGGCCTTAGCCATTGCAGGAGGCGTGGTGAACTCTGCCTTGTATAATG TGGATGCTGGACATAGAGCTGTCATCTTTGACCGGTTCCGTGGAGTGCAGGATATTGTCGTAGGGGAAGGGACTCACTTCCTCATCCCTTGGGTACAGAAACCAATTATCTTTGACTGCCGCTCTCGACCACGTAACGTGCCAGTGATCACTGGTAGCAAAG ATTTACAGAATGTCAACATCACCCTGCGCATCCTCTTCCGGCCGGTTGCCAGCCAGCTTCCCCGCATCTTCACTAGCATCGGAGAGGACTATGACGAGCGTGTGCTGCCGTCCATCACGACAGAGATCCTCAAGTCCGTGGTG GCTCGCTTTGATGCTGGAGAACTGATCACCCAGAGAGAGCTGGTCTCCAGACAGGTGAGCGATGACCTCACAGAGCGAGCAGCAACCTTTGGGCTCATCCTGGATGACGTGTCCCTG ACGCATCTGACCTTCGGGAAGGAGTTCACAGAAGCGGTAGAAGCCAAGCAGGTGGCTCAGCAGGAAGCGGAGAGGGCCAGATTCGTGGTGGAAAAG GCTGAGCAGCAGAAGAAGGCAGCCATCATCTCTGCGGAGGGCGACTCCAAGGCCGCGGAGCTGATCGCCAACTCGCTCGCCACCGCAGGCGATGGCCTGATCGAGCTGCGCAAGCTGGAGGCCGCAGAGGACATCGCATACCAGCTGTCCCGCTCTCGGAACATCACCTACCTGCCCGCCGGGCAGTCGGTGCTCCTCCAGCTGCCCCAGTGA